A part of Sulfurimonas sp. HSL-1716 genomic DNA contains:
- a CDS encoding methyltransferase domain-containing protein, whose protein sequence is MLEDKERWNLRHVEKPMPGYVSPTLTKYIKHAKVGRALDIACGTGRNTHYLADLGFIVDALDLSDYALSRIREDEKIVKSEVDLDTYDLKHQKYDLVLNINYLNRRLTAQIKDALKQDGLVIFETFIVAHDSPEKGSMNPDYLLKPNELSEFFSDFNIIYYEEKDIVNLRGEDARLASLVARKQ, encoded by the coding sequence ATGTTAGAAGACAAAGAGAGATGGAATCTCCGGCATGTAGAAAAGCCGATGCCGGGATATGTGTCGCCGACGTTAACGAAGTATATAAAACATGCCAAAGTGGGCAGGGCTCTTGACATAGCATGCGGAACCGGAAGAAACACCCACTATCTGGCAGATCTCGGGTTCATTGTAGATGCCCTCGATCTTTCGGACTATGCGCTCAGCCGTATCCGAGAGGATGAAAAGATCGTAAAAAGCGAAGTCGACCTTGATACCTACGATCTAAAACATCAAAAATACGATCTTGTCTTAAACATAAACTATCTCAACAGAAGACTGACGGCACAGATAAAAGATGCTCTCAAGCAGGATGGTCTAGTGATCTTCGAAACCTTCATCGTCGCTCACGACAGCCCTGAAAAAGGGAGTATGAACCCAGATTATCTCTTAAAACCAAATGAACTTTCAGAATTTTTCTCAGATTTCAATATTATTTACTATGAAGAAAAAGATATCGTAAATTTAAGAGGAGAAGATGCAAGACTGGCTTCTTTGGTTGCAAGAAAGCAGTAG
- a CDS encoding YgiQ family radical SAM protein, translating into MKQSNSKNKKDGYKFTEKDFLPTTKAEMQALGWKQCDVILVSGDAYIDSPFIGVSMVGRMLQRMGYKVGMIGQPDIEKDIDIKRLGEPRLYWGVSGGSVDSMVSNYTATKKFRNSDDYTPGGVNNKRPDRAVLVYSNLIRRYFKNTVPIVLGGIEASLRRVTHYDYWSNKLRKPILFDSKADVLIYGMGEMALEQLTKAIEEKRDYKDIRGVCYISKEPKKEFIQLPSHKECLDNKERYIDLFDDFYDNNDPITAKGLSQEVDGRYLIQNPPCDYLNESEMDANSKLPFTRELHPYYAKDGKVKCLETIKFSIMTHHGCWGECNFCAIGVHQGRTIRTRSEDNIIEEAKEFNRYRDYKGIISDVGGPTANMYGYECDKKLKLGTCDYKRCVDADRLCKTIEVDHSRNINLLRRIREVEGVRKAFVASGVRYDLINADKKHGYSYLKEMVKHHISGQMKVAPEHTQQHVLDLMGKPGKQELVEFKKLYDRLNKEEGKKQFLTYYLIAAHPGCDEKDMHELKRFTTEELKMNPEQAQVFTPTPGTYSAVMYYTEMDPKTRKKIFVEKDTLKKEKQKRIVVAKESFKSGFAT; encoded by the coding sequence ATGAAACAATCGAACTCTAAAAATAAAAAAGACGGTTATAAATTCACAGAGAAAGATTTTTTGCCAACTACAAAAGCCGAGATGCAAGCACTGGGATGGAAGCAGTGCGATGTGATCCTCGTAAGCGGGGACGCTTACATAGACTCGCCTTTTATCGGGGTCTCCATGGTGGGCAGAATGCTGCAGCGCATGGGATATAAGGTCGGAATGATAGGGCAGCCCGATATAGAAAAAGATATAGATATAAAAAGGCTCGGAGAACCGAGGCTTTACTGGGGCGTGAGCGGCGGAAGCGTAGACAGTATGGTTTCCAATTACACCGCTACCAAAAAGTTCAGGAACTCCGATGATTATACGCCCGGCGGCGTCAATAACAAACGTCCCGACAGAGCGGTTTTGGTTTATTCTAATCTTATCCGCCGTTATTTTAAAAATACGGTGCCTATAGTTCTGGGCGGAATAGAAGCCAGCCTCAGACGTGTAACGCACTATGATTACTGGTCCAATAAGCTCAGAAAACCGATCCTTTTTGACTCTAAAGCCGACGTGCTCATATACGGAATGGGGGAGATGGCTTTGGAACAGCTTACTAAAGCTATCGAGGAGAAGCGCGATTATAAAGATATAAGAGGTGTATGCTACATCTCAAAAGAGCCAAAAAAAGAGTTTATACAGCTACCTTCTCATAAAGAGTGTCTGGATAACAAAGAACGCTATATAGATCTGTTCGATGATTTTTACGATAACAACGATCCGATAACCGCCAAAGGACTCTCTCAGGAAGTGGACGGCAGATATCTTATCCAAAACCCTCCATGCGATTATCTCAACGAAAGCGAGATGGATGCAAATTCAAAGCTGCCTTTTACTCGTGAACTTCATCCCTATTATGCTAAAGACGGAAAGGTGAAGTGCCTTGAGACGATAAAGTTTTCGATCATGACGCATCACGGCTGCTGGGGCGAGTGTAATTTCTGCGCCATAGGCGTGCATCAGGGCAGAACCATAAGGACACGCTCGGAAGACAATATCATAGAAGAAGCAAAAGAGTTTAACAGATACAGGGATTACAAGGGCATTATAAGCGACGTAGGCGGACCTACTGCAAATATGTACGGTTATGAATGCGATAAAAAATTAAAGCTCGGAACATGCGATTATAAAAGATGTGTGGATGCGGATCGTCTATGTAAGACGATAGAGGTGGACCACAGCAGAAATATCAACCTTTTAAGACGCATCCGTGAAGTCGAAGGCGTCAGAAAAGCGTTTGTGGCTTCGGGTGTGAGATATGATCTTATCAATGCGGATAAAAAACATGGATATTCTTACTTAAAAGAGATGGTGAAACATCATATCTCCGGACAGATGAAAGTTGCACCCGAACATACGCAGCAGCATGTCTTGGACCTTATGGGAAAACCCGGCAAGCAGGAACTTGTAGAGTTTAAAAAACTTTACGACAGACTAAACAAAGAGGAGGGCAAAAAGCAGTTTTTGACCTACTATCTGATCGCTGCTCATCCTGGATGCGATGAGAAAGATATGCACGAACTGAAGCGTTTTACGACCGAAGAGCTCAAGATGAATCCCGAACAGGCTCAAGTATTTACGCCGACTCCCGGAACTTACAGCGCAGTGATGTACTATACGGAGATGGACCCTAAAACACGAAAGAAGATATTTGTGGAGAAAGACACCCTTAAAAAAGAGAAACAAAAACGCATCGTTGTTGCAAAAGAGAGCTTTAAAAGCGGTTTTGCTACTTGA
- a CDS encoding iron-sulfur cluster assembly scaffold protein has translation MFEKVKMPQGMNPEILEHLMHPKNYGKLEDSSGVGIGVDEKTGEYVIFYIQTDDDIIKDVRYATNGCQDTVVVGSMFTEMIKNKNIDYGQKAISKMEQKLGGLTSKQRVCTDMVLEAFVASLINHEHFLNGVKEEVHIIKMQESCDETE, from the coding sequence ATGTTTGAAAAAGTAAAAATGCCTCAAGGGATGAATCCTGAGATTTTAGAGCATCTCATGCATCCGAAAAATTACGGAAAACTCGAAGATTCAAGCGGCGTCGGGATCGGTGTGGATGAGAAAACGGGCGAATACGTGATCTTTTACATACAGACCGACGACGATATCATAAAAGATGTCAGATATGCAACGAACGGTTGTCAGGATACCGTGGTCGTAGGTTCCATGTTTACTGAAATGATAAAAAATAAAAATATCGACTACGGACAAAAAGCCATATCGAAAATGGAACAAAAACTGGGTGGTCTGACATCAAAACAAAGAGTGTGTACTGATATGGTACTCGAGGCTTTTGTAGCCTCCCTTATCAACCATGAGCATTTTCTCAACGGCGTAAAAGAGGAAGTCCACATCATAAAGATGCAAGAGAGCTGTGACGAAACGGAGTGA
- a CDS encoding DUF1566 domain-containing protein — translation MKQVVAGLFLTSTLFALVSIPDTGQDQCFDNDGKISCPKKGVPFYGQDANYVTAQPSYKDNGDGTVTDLVTGLMWTKEVDDTKLSLQEAYLKAKRTHTGGYDDWRVPTIKELYSLIDFRGYTGFTNDNASRSKVPSNSIPYINTDYFDFKYGRQNERFMDAQWLSSTKYVSATMHDMETLFGVNFADGRIKGYGYEKIGTDSVRKKFYVRYVRGTSEYGKNVFTDNGDGTLTDESTGLMWTMQDSAKAMNWKEALRYAQNLKYAGYNDWRLPNAKELQYIVDYTRSPDTTDSPAISPLFKLTPIVNEAGQKDYGYYWTSTTHLDGPKKYTQAAYVSFGRAIGKMRGRVMDVHGAGAQRSDPKEGTATFHGPQGDAIRSKNYVLCVRGGVYKTFSGSHTPEKDRYPYLLNIQKNNDKQETHMQRGFSPREERGPQNEKNRFISRLDKDGDGRVSRREFDGPPDGFEHFDRNKDGYIDKTEAPFGPPRTLRK, via the coding sequence ATGAAACAAGTAGTTGCAGGCCTGTTTTTAACAAGTACTCTTTTTGCCCTTGTCAGCATCCCGGACACAGGTCAAGACCAATGCTTTGACAATGACGGCAAAATCTCATGCCCGAAAAAAGGTGTGCCGTTTTACGGACAAGACGCAAACTATGTAACGGCACAGCCGAGTTACAAAGATAACGGAGACGGTACCGTAACAGACCTCGTCACGGGGCTGATGTGGACAAAAGAGGTCGATGATACGAAACTCTCTTTGCAAGAAGCGTATCTCAAAGCAAAAAGAACGCATACAGGCGGATATGACGACTGGAGAGTACCGACCATCAAGGAACTTTATTCTCTTATAGATTTTAGAGGATATACGGGATTTACAAACGATAACGCCTCAAGAAGCAAAGTCCCCTCCAATTCCATCCCCTATATAAATACGGATTATTTCGATTTTAAATACGGCAGGCAGAACGAAAGGTTCATGGATGCGCAGTGGTTGAGCTCTACAAAATACGTCAGCGCCACTATGCACGATATGGAGACTCTTTTCGGCGTCAATTTCGCAGACGGCAGGATAAAAGGGTACGGATATGAAAAGATCGGTACAGACAGTGTAAGGAAAAAATTTTACGTCAGATATGTCAGAGGAACGAGCGAGTACGGAAAAAACGTTTTTACCGATAACGGCGACGGCACGCTTACGGATGAAAGTACGGGACTGATGTGGACGATGCAAGACAGCGCAAAAGCTATGAACTGGAAAGAAGCTCTGCGCTATGCCCAAAACCTAAAGTATGCCGGATATAACGACTGGAGGCTTCCAAATGCAAAAGAACTGCAATACATAGTGGATTATACGCGTTCTCCGGATACTACGGACTCTCCCGCCATAAGCCCCTTGTTTAAACTTACTCCCATCGTCAACGAAGCTGGGCAGAAGGATTACGGTTATTACTGGACCTCGACGACGCATCTAGACGGTCCAAAAAAATACACGCAGGCCGCATACGTGTCGTTTGGAAGAGCGATAGGAAAGATGAGAGGCAGAGTTATGGACGTGCACGGAGCGGGTGCTCAAAGAAGCGATCCCAAAGAGGGCACTGCGACATTTCACGGACCTCAAGGTGATGCGATCAGATCGAAGAACTATGTCCTTTGCGTCAGAGGCGGGGTCTATAAGACGTTTAGCGGCAGCCATACTCCCGAAAAAGACAGATACCCTTATCTCTTAAATATCCAGAAAAACAACGACAAACAAGAAACTCATATGCAAAGAGGATTCAGTCCAAGAGAAGAGAGAGGGCCCCAAAATGAAAAAAACAGGTTCATATCAAGGCTTGATAAAGACGGTGACGGCAGGGTTTCCCGCCGGGAATTCGACGGACCGCCGGACGGTTTTGAGCATTTTGACAGGAATAAAGACGGATATATAGATAAGACAGAGGCTCCTTTTGGACCTCCTAGGACTCTAAGGAAGTAA
- a CDS encoding iron-binding protein, giving the protein MNKLYQAKHELWLSILFASFAIGDKQIKRDLYNFSTIEFRHMKWVGDDILKNGGDYDYDRSKILEKGTSVFNILDHLLGELKETVALYASDVLGMRMKTDEEYMISYITALLDNKDNDAPITAFDMHRTYEDKYLPQEQVDALTMFLFEESYKEYELILVYSYMQAKTNDILHFNVFQDLIDESHFHLQSFGEMMAKMGILALPRELHELTYKITDIEKFIINGIAEEEAAKEMCRSLSDAIKDDGLKRFFDFINYQENYHIELMKRLLP; this is encoded by the coding sequence ATGAACAAACTGTACCAGGCAAAACATGAACTATGGCTAAGCATTCTCTTCGCATCGTTTGCGATCGGCGACAAACAGATAAAGAGAGACCTCTATAACTTTTCTACGATCGAATTTCGTCATATGAAATGGGTCGGCGACGATATTTTGAAAAACGGCGGCGATTATGACTACGACAGATCCAAAATCCTTGAAAAAGGTACAAGCGTTTTTAATATCCTCGACCACCTGCTTGGCGAACTCAAAGAAACTGTTGCTTTATACGCAAGCGATGTTTTGGGTATGAGAATGAAAACAGACGAAGAGTATATGATAAGTTATATAACCGCTCTTCTCGATAATAAAGACAATGATGCCCCGATAACCGCTTTTGATATGCACAGAACATATGAAGACAAATATCTGCCGCAAGAGCAGGTAGACGCTCTTACTATGTTCTTGTTTGAAGAATCTTACAAAGAGTATGAACTGATCCTTGTTTATTCATATATGCAGGCAAAAACAAACGACATCCTGCATTTCAACGTTTTTCAAGACCTTATCGACGAATCACACTTTCATCTCCAGTCTTTTGGAGAGATGATGGCGAAAATGGGCATACTTGCACTTCCAAGAGAGCTGCATGAACTGACATACAAGATAACGGATATCGAAAAATTCATCATAAACGGCATAGCCGAGGAGGAAGCGGCAAAAGAGATGTGCAGATCTCTCTCGGATGCCATCAAAGACGACGGATTAAAAAGGTTCTTCGACTTTATCAACTATCAGGAAAACTATCATATCGAACTTATGAAAAGATTACTTCCTTAG